CGTGGTCTCAGATTTGGACTGCGAAACATAGCAAACTCTTTCTGGGAGTGGCTGCTCTATGAGCATAAGCTTTCAGTACCTACTGCCTGAACCTGAAGAAATTCAATTCAATTTCTGAGAAGATTCTGTAATAAAATACAGACCAATCTGGAGTGCTAATGATCTcctaccaaacaacaacaacaacaacaaatctaaaAAGTTCTGATAGAAAACagatgaaagtttttaaaaagtccaatGCTGATTAACATCTTTGTCTTTAAACAttagaatagattaaaaaatcaactttaattGCACTAAAGCAATTTTcatatgtagttttcttttttgaattatcTGTCCTAGTGTAAACTATGGCAGAATGTACTCAGGGGAAAAACCAGACTTCATTGCTCCTTCCTAGTTGTTGCACAAATGCAGCCCAAGACTTGAAAATCTTTTCCTTCTAGTACACACATAATATGCACTTTAAAAGCTGATATAATGCACGAAAGGTCAATGTAAGTTTTGCTTGctaaatataaacagaaatagAATACCATCCTCGAAGGACACTTGTTATGaatttgctataacaaaatgagATGTTCCTTAGCTGCTGGTTTTCATGTCATTCTTCATTTGTGGGGCACTGAGATCAGTAAGACTAGGGAGTGTGTCCTACATTCAACACATTATTTATGGATCTTCACAAGGCAAATGGCACTGTATTAGGCAGTATAAATGGCACTGAAAAGGCAAACATTATGGAATGAGACCTTCTCTCATTTTAAGTTAGAACCTCTGGGGTATTCTTCTGGTGGGGAGAGAGCTTAGTATGTTCCTCACTATAAATGTcaaagcagaaattaaaattaaaaaaaatgttaaataacaaaAGGTAACAAAACTGAATTTGCCTTTGGTCTCCAAATAGattggaatattttaaattccaaCTGAGCACCTCAAAAATATCCAGTTACTGCTGATTACAAGGAAGTTAAGTAGGAGAATTCAAGAGAGCTTcattggtggaaaaaaaaaaaattgcaatgacATGTTGCTTTTCCATAATGTTGTGGCACTGCAGGGTATGAAGAATGCTTAAACACATTATTAGACcttcaaaacaaaaacccagaaaaatgTTATGAACACTGTTTCTCCCTAAGACCaatatttaaacaacaacaaaaaaagttaacatgaaattctctcctctcttgttccctccccacccccaaggcCACAAAGTGCATTCACAAGGAGTCATTCTTAAGATAAAGCCATTGCACAAAATGTCAAGTTAAGGTAGACTGAACTGAGGACCACACTGGAGTTCAACTGTAGAAGTTTTATAAACCAGTATAGCAACATCCATAGGCAAAAGTCCCTTGACATGGTATAACAGCAGACATCTCATAAGGGCCATATATAGAACACATTTAAAGTCTTAAAAGGTGCAGGTTACTtaatagcaaaatttaaaagttacatCCTGTCAACATATTTCACTCTAACTTGAATCTTTCTATGATAGACCATTCGAGAAAATAGGACAGAATAAATTTCCATCAGAAGTAACTGTTCATTTATAAACTCTAAGTCAATTAAGATCATTACCTTCTGAATCAGAGGGCTCCTCTTCTATAATGTTTATACTGTCCCACATTAatatcagctttaaaaaaaactcataagGGCAAAACTGAAAATTACCATTTTCTCTACAAATAAATCTAATCTATACAGATCTGGAAATGATTCAAAGGTTTAGATTCTTAAAGTGATAGCAAGTAGAGAAAGATTCAGAAGTagtaaaattttctatttaactAAGTGATACTTAATTCAAGTCCATAACAAGTAAATTACTGAAAAGGCATTTGCATTCATTCATGTACCATAAAATTAGGTAAGATTTGAAGACACATTCAAGTCATTGAAATGGCCAAGAATTAATGTTTTACTAGTTTATTTTGCCAAACTACTGTGAGTTTGATATTCTAACAATTTAAAGTCCACATTATGCTCAACATCAAGCACCGGTTAGTCGTGGAAACCAAAACATCTTAATGCTAAAAGTACACAAGGTATTTAGACACAATTTCATTGGTTGTCAATAACAGTTAACTATTGATGCCAaatagttaaatttaaaatactgtgcCAGGTCCTCTcaggaaaatgggaaaataatactCAGGAtctatctattattattattctacagTATTATAGGGATTAAATGCCAGAAGTTAGAAATTATGACTGTCAAATACTATATCTTTGGATAGTTGTAGTACAGTATATAATTAGGGATGGCTTTGTTTAGAGACTGAAAAAATGCTGATGGAACAACACTACACTCTGAATGCCATTACTCAACAAACACAACTGCATCTTGTGGACATGGTAGAGAAAATGGCAATTTTGAGAAGGAGTGCTTCTAAAGGCATTTCCTCAAGGGTAGCCAAGGATTGTTCACATTACTGAGAGACTAAGTAATGTGACATGGTTACCACCTCAATCACACTGCTGCTGAGGCACAGTTACATGTTCCCAACTACTTTCCTTCTGTCCACCATGCTGGCTTTGCTACTCCATGGTCCACTGTAATCTTTTTGGTCTTCCCTCTTTGTAGTGTGGCAGCCTTTGCTGCTATCCATTGAGTAGGTAGACCACCAATTCATAGGTGGCCATCATAATGGCTGTGTTTGGAATCTGTCTCACCAGGTGGGTTGTTAGACCACGGTAGAGAGATCCATAACCTTCTTCTTGAACAACCAAAGACAGTGTCTGAAAAAAAGATCTGTATTTTGTTCCCTCTTCACGTAGTCTTGTTCTTACAACTTCTgtttaggaaagaaagaaaatcatcttatttaaatattattgtatCTTTACACTCTCACAATACTGAGCACATTAATGTCCTTTTCCCATTCTCAGGATATTGACTTTTAACATGTAGCTTACTGAAACCAGTCACATTTCGGTAACACCCATTTCCTAACATAGCTAAAATCATGTACACCAACTATCAGTTGTATATTAGATAAACAGACACAGAGTTAAGGATAAAACTGTTAAGAAGCAGGATAGGAAATGGAGCTAAATGGATACAGAAAGATACAGTgagaaacaaaaaagatttaaCAAAGCAGTACAAAGACACCTTGCTGGGGCTAAGTGTGGCTGAAATTTGCCTCTGGAGCTGGAGCACGACTGACTCACAGCTCCTGTCCGACAGCACATACCTGCTTATACCTCATGTTACTTAGCTTTAGTCCCACTGTAAGCTCCAAGAACTGCATTCTGTTGTACTGTAATTAAGTAAAATCCCACAGATTCTAAAGATGCTGCGAGCTGGGGTAGGAAAATGTTTCTGATCTAACAGAGTTTACTCACAGAGACTCAACTGTTCTTACCATGTGGATATGCTATAGTTGTGGCACAAGTTTTTGAGGTGGCAGCAGCTAGCATCATTCCCACAAAATCTGATGCTTCTTTCACCGACTCTTCACCATTTTCCATCACAGAAGCAGTTTTACATTCCAGTAGTTTTTGCTTTATACTTTCATAAATAACAAAATGGATAACAGTCTCTGATATGCCAGCGTATGAAGCAGACATGCCCCTATAAAATCCTCTAAGTCCATCTGTCCGATACACTTTACGAACACATTCAAAAGCACCCATTCGCTTTTCCCCACGGTTcctgaaaggaaaaatattgaCACTGTATATaggttttttaaataaagtaaatgaaacaGAGTAAAAACATGCCATTCTAGTAAAGAATGGTCTTCTTTAACTCATAAGggaaatcagaattttaaaaatacatgtatctTTCGTATTTCCTATCTTTTGTCCCAAATTTATCATATTAGATGCATAACATGTAAATAGCTTAATTTACtgaatgcaaaatatatttcattgattCTATAGTTTCACACCCTCCTCACTAGAGTTCAGGTAGTGAGGATAACCAAGAAACTCCAACAGGAACCAGATACTCTGAATGCAGCTCAAGATAAAAACAAGTCCCccaaaaaccccaaaaccaaaccccTCACACTGTATTAATTCCAGTTCCAAGTAACTTAAATATCTGACAACGATGAGATATTTATGATGACAGTACACTACAAAGAAAATTGTATAATTGAGTTTCTGTGCATCTGTAGTTCTTCCATCTCCACCCAGACCATCCCCAAGAAGTGAGTGGGTGAGCATCAAATGCCCCACGACCACTTAAAGGCAATAGCCTTATTAGTATTCCAGGAAATGGTAAATGAGAACCTATAGAGTCATCAAGCACTTCTTCAGAACTGTTCTCAACACAATTTCCTTAATGCAATGGAAGGAAAGACTTGCTTCTGACAGCAGACTTAAGTTTCAAcatggaacaaaacaaaataaaaagttcaacagaaaaaggaaataaggagaaaaaaaaatgaaatggctgGCACTGAAATCTTACTGACGtaaatttgtagaaaatattaaatacttttaaattttattttaaagaattaacataCCTTGCATCTAGCTGTAACCGAGTCTTTATAAGCCAAATGGGGTTGGTTGCCGTGATTGCAGTAAAACCTAAACAAACACGTTTAAAATGAACTCCAGTAAAGATGAAGACACGATTAACTTTAAGGATCTTTAATTATGACTATAATTAGAGAAAATGTCTATAAGTATTTAAACTATTAATTGATATGTTCTATAAGTATTTAAACTAATAATTGatattttacacttttattttacaaattcatATAATCATGAACATCTATCTGACCTTACAATCTACACAAATTCTCAAATTCTGACCTTAACAAAAGATTCTTTTAAGAGTAAAATCTGATTATATGTAAAGTGCTCTCCTCCAACCTACCCAGAATGCCTGCGCTGTCTATTGCCTAAATTGAATGCAGAAACCCAATGCTACAGACAAACACACAGAAACTTTTTTCTAGGCTACGAAGCATGCACTCTAGAACAGCTACTTGGGGGTGTGATTCTTGTCACAGATCAATATGTTCAAAATAAGTTCTACATAAATGGCagtatttactaatatttttattcatttaacagaAAAGACTTATTTGGCTCCATGAATACTTTCTACAAACATACTTACTAATACTGTTAAAATAATGGTATGACAGAGgtaaggtttctgttagggttaataGGACAGATTACTTTTCATACACTTAAACACATACGAAACTCAAAAGTTCAGAGTTACAAATTGAAACTTCCCTCTCACTTTCAGAGATACCGAATAAAGTCAGGGTAGAAGGTAGCTCTAAGTTACTTTAACACTAAAGTATTAAGTAGGAACTATTATGCAGAAGGGTAGCCCCTAAGGTGGTTCAATTCTAGGTAGAAAATTACGATTTGTGGAGCAGTAAGTTTCTAGGCTCGTGTATATCTTTTCTTTGACATCTTCCTAGTTTGGGAAAAACAGCAGCACACAAACTGCAATCTTGATGATGGGAATTTATAAAGATTGCTTCATCTACACAAAACAGGGTATTCAcattttatgtttacatttaagATCATATACACAAACATTACAGAACTACTTACATCAAGCTACATTTACTCAACTGGCCCTTAAATTCGAAAACTTATATGGAGAAATATATCTAAGGATCTtaactgttttaatattttctatcaaATGCTAGCAGGTCAAGCACATTATTTTTAGCAAGATGGTATTATATTTCACATACTTAATATAAGCACTTTAGGAACAAAAATGctgtaaaatatttaggaatgatttgttttaaaaattaatattatataaggTGGAACAAATCATAAACTGCTCTTGGCTTTCAAAGTTACTATGGGTAACtacatatgcaaaataaatttactaAACTGTTTACAAAGCTAAATTTGGACTCATAAGATTCTTTTCTCCTGTCTATGTGAGATAATAGCTAACTCAAATTTTACTTCTCCCTTAACACACTGTTCTAACACTATAAATAGGCAGATGTTACACAAAGGGATGTTCCAATTAAATCTATTTAAGAAAGAAGGTAACTGGAATAAAATTTGGTTGAATAATTCCTTTAATAATTTATAAGAATTATATAGTTCTCTATTTCTCTTACATGcttttaatattatatacatGAACATAAAACTAGAATGGGACCAATGATTTTAGAAGCATCAATCAGaattaaactaataaaaatttagaattgaACAGTTGTTGCCACAAACATTTTTCAATAAGAGATTCTTTGTATGAATATATTCTTGgtgaaaggaaaaaacagaaaactatgaATCAGactagtttaaatatttttcttgcatGATCTGGCTTAACTGAAAACAAAGTTAttcaatgttttcttcttctttgaaccTCATTTTTCTAACTAAAAAGGTGAAACTAAAGATATTTGAACCATAATTTTTAAGCAATCAAACATCCATATTCTGATCAAACCCCAATTTAATGATTCTTACTTCTGAAATAAGAATCTGattcttctttcttaaatatttatattagctAAATGTTTGTGAGATAAAGGCTCCTTAAGTGAAAAGCTGTTCAACAGCAAAAATCAACAGAATACATTACTCAAGATGGTAATTACTGatcattcttaaaaattttaagaaaaactacCTGCTTATTGAACTTGAAAAGCCTAAAACTGGGAATTCTTACATCAAATTTAGAAAAACTCAATAGCCTAggtaaaaattttcatttaatttattatatttcatttgaaaagaTGAACACCAAAGTTTTTAAGTAAAAGTtctattctaaaaatataaacttaGTACCCAAGTTTTtgccaataatatttttttccaagacacaaaattccccaaattttagactggggaaaaaaaaaacacatttaaatatgtatatatacataaatatttataaatattactataaattaaaaattttagggctcaaaatattattttaaaattattatctgtGCATATTAGTAGACAATGTCAGAAAGCAAACAACAGGTATTGCTCACTTAACTAAAACTCATTTCCAGGCACAAATTAAACCCATATAAAAGGTCATATGAAAATTCAGGTGAGGAAATATTATCTGATCCCTTAAAATGACTACAATAGTAAGCTATACTTACTATAATTATTCTATCTCAATTCTCCCAATAACTAGAATGAATTCTTAATAAAGATACTAGCCTAACTTCCAGCATTCAAACTATGAGTTGAATAAAGAATCTAGGCACAACCCACAGGCTTTTAGTTATTAATCCTTTACCAGTTTAAAACTGGATGGTATTTGAGTCTTATGCTATTACTTCTTCTTAACCAAAAATAATGAACTAATTAGAAATTACTAGGCTAAACTAAATCTAGAAAAAtctattaattagaaaaaaaatgaaacaaatggaagaaaacaaaagtttacTATTAACTTAGAATTACATACGACCAGACAAAGCTAAACAATCTTCCTACTACTTTTAAGATAAGCACACACAAGGTTACTGGGAATGGTGATCCTGAAATTTAGAAACTACctattcttattttgctttttagttttgtgACAATTTATGCTAACTTATATTAATGTGGAGCACCtagtaaaacattaaaatagacTTAAAACTATAGGAGGGATCCATTTGTAGTTTAAGAAGGATTAGTACTGCTCCAGTTAGTTAAAGCAAGGTGTCAATACAACTGCCATACTGTTAGCTGGGTGATTAGTGTTTTATTAGATAGTCttaaaaaggtttttaaatgcagttttaaaaacatgttgCCCCATGTAAGATTCCATTTGATAGTGTATACCAATTAAAAACCAGATAAACAAATTTCACATACAATAAATCTgctgaaaatgtttatttcattaagTGAGTGATACCTGTAGTATTGCATTTTCagtaattcattttatttcaattaactCTATAAAACAAAACTCATGTACTGTCCTAAAAAGAAccttataaaaagtatttttttttaagtaattaaaactaaaacagCTAATATATTGTATCCTGCATTTATTTGGAAAGTCGTGGCATTAAGATCACTATTTTTGGCAGAAGAATAGTAAGCTAAGTATTGACAGACAAGAGAATGAAAACCACTTTTAAATATGTTATGCTTAGTAAGTGAACTATTTTATCTAAAGTTATAGGGCATTATGATATCATTTACAACTATGAATATATACTGTTACCAAATTCTTTGGAAGTCAGGGCTGTTATAGCCAAGCTAAAGACCCCAGGATTACATGACGACTGAAACATACCCCATTCTTCCTTCTAGAAGGATTATTAAGGGatctgaattaaatttttataaaatactcaATAATGCATACAcaaattcaggaaataaaaattcatttcccGCCTTCTATTCATTTCACAGCTACTATAAAATCCCAGGGTGTGTTTCTTATACTAGAGGCTGCAAGAGATGCTCAGATCAGTACTCACGAGGTTTAAGTTAGTCCATATTTCTACAGGAAGTGACCTGCGGATGGGGAGCATGAGATGACACGATCTCACTCTTTTCTCGGGAGAAATGTACAGTAAATGCCTAAAATAGACACAGGCTTTTCTGTATCATAACAACAAGCAGTGACCTCATCAGAAACACGTGTACAAATTGAATCCCACTGGAaggattttgagaaatatttactgTGAGAGCTAACCTTTTTGaaaaagtcaagttaaaaaaaagaaagaaatatcaaaatgggccattttatttataaaaatgcacCGAGTACTGAAAATCCTGCCATCTGTAGTAGTTTGAGTCCAAATACTTACCTAAAAGAAACCAATTTTGGtcttagaaaaaaatgctaaCCTTGTCAATTGGgaatctaaaaacaaatattcagaGGGGATTATCACATTCCATTTTCCTACCATTATTATCTACCATGATTAACAGCTGAAAAcacaattttctattcttttaacaaTCAACCTAGTtagtaaatctttaaaaaaataaaaataaaaccccaccAGAATATTCAACTAACTTTATTTTAGaactatttatatgtatattatatatttttaataaaataaagtatatgcTGCTACAATAGTACCTTTCACTTTTTGCACTCTAGCCAGTAATATTGCACATCCATACTTATGGaatattttggattattttgtACTTAATTTCTTGTGTTctacaaaacagaaaacaggaaaaatatttacataaaaacagacaaaacatcTGTCCAAGTATCCATTTGGCTAAATAATTTGCCACggacaaatattatttaaaaatattttatatatgcaagACAAAAGTTGTATTTAATGAGTAAAAATTTAACCTTTAGTAATGAACTATAAgtcaaacagaaaaatatatcttgaattcatttcatttacatttatagGGCTATCTATTATATGTTCatgccagatttttttaaaaatttaaaattgagtaatttaagaaatttaccataaagaaaggagaaatttaaTGATTTTGTTGTATACACATGTGCTTAGGTGTATACAGAGGGATGTTCAAGCTCAttttaataaaacacacacataagaCAGATATCCTTAATAGCTAAAATAAACTTACTCTGACAAAGGTCGTATGTAGAAGGAAAAATAGCAGGTAAAACATTAAGAAAAGTCAACATTACTTAGTGTGATTAAATATCCTCataattggaaattttatttaatacatgAAAACTTATAGGTATATTTTACAGACTTAAAAATTCTTACAGCATTCACCTGTAAcactaaaacaaatgaaaagattcACTTTAATTGACCTTTTAATTGTTTCAGTAGataaattaaatgttatataaaataaattaaatgttttgaGTTGATAAAAATGAAACCAGAGGTTACTTGGAATAAAAATTAAGTGAACAGTGCCTTACTAAAATCCTTAACATGAATGCTAATTGGTGTTGCAAAAATTTCCAGGAAAAATGCTGAATTACCTATTTTTAGTGCATTTTTGATACGAAAAGTGACAAGGTTAGCTTTTTTTCCTTGaatagtcaatttttaaaaacctgtttttTCACATGACTATATCTCTAAGTATTTCACACTCCAAAATCATTCAGTTAGACCTCTAAAAATGATCCTGAAGAAAACTCAGAGCACTCTGGTCTAGATTATTTTAAGAATGAAGGGGGCAAAAGGCTACCTTAATGAGTCTGCACTGAACCATTCAGGatgtagttattaaaaaaaaaacaaaaaaaccctaaaattgtAATGCT
This Marmota flaviventris isolate mMarFla1 chromosome 8, mMarFla1.hap1, whole genome shotgun sequence DNA region includes the following protein-coding sequences:
- the Slc25a36 gene encoding solute carrier family 25 member 36 yields the protein MSQRDTLVHLFAGGCGGTVGAILTCPLEVVKTRLQSSSVTLYISEVQLNTMAGASVNRIVSPGPLHCLKVILEKEGPRSLFRGLGPNLVGVAPSRAIYFAAYSNSKETLNGVFDPDSTQVHMISAAVAGFTAITATNPIWLIKTRLQLDARNRGEKRMGAFECVRKVYRTDGLRGFYRGMSASYAGISETVIHFVIYESIKQKLLECKTASVMENGEESVKEASDFVGMMLAAATSKTCATTIAYPHEVVRTRLREEGTKYRSFFQTLSLVVQEEGYGSLYRGLTTHLVRQIPNTAIMMATYELVVYLLNG